From Triticum urartu cultivar G1812 chromosome 2, Tu2.1, whole genome shotgun sequence, a single genomic window includes:
- the LOC125536679 gene encoding uncharacterized protein LOC125536679 produces MLALLAAIDLQGGVPCWTLPSPTLLVLLRRYECPVTCAQMYCGQELLSAAGVDWKGCCCSCTMRLLLLLYNAAATATTTHRFGHEHILGVDLHFKKLTSGSTWSTTF; encoded by the exons ATGCTAGCGCTCCTCGCCGCCATCGACCTGCAAGGAGGAGTGCCGTGTTGGACGCTGCCATCTCCGACGCTGCTGGTACTCCTCCGCCGCTACGAGTGCCCCGTCACCTGCGCCCAG ATGTACTGTGGTCAAGAACTGCTCTCTGCCGCGGGAGTAGATTGGAAAGGCTGCTGCTGCTCCTGTACAATGCGGTTGCTGCTGCTCCTGTACAATGCGGCTGCTACTGCCACTACCACTCATCGATTCGGGCATG AGCACATTCTTGGAGTGGATCTGCATTTCAAAAAGTTAACAAGTGGGAGTACATGGAGTACTACATTTTAA